A region from the Chthoniobacterales bacterium genome encodes:
- a CDS encoding MFS transporter produces the protein MLQPCPEATISTGPTISPCGKKAERWVLAATILGSSMAFIDGTVVNVALPALQNELHVGVADVQWVVEAYLLLLSALLLIGGALGDHYGRRRIFLIGIAIFALASAWCGLALGIWQLIAARALQGLGAALLVPGSLAIISSSFREQDRGRAIGTWSGFSAITAAIGPALGGWIIEHLSWRAVFFINVPLALVVIAISLRHVPETSNPAKTPLDLLGAVLVAAGLGALVYGLIESARPGVAQSTAMIALVLAALLLTAFVVWEARNQAPMVPLELFRSPAFTGANLVTLFLYGALGATFFFLPLNLIQVQHYTPTAAGAALLPLILIISLLSRWAGGLVARFGPRLPLVIGPLIAAAGFALFARPSIGGSYWSAFFPAVAVLGIGMAISVAPLTTTVMNAVPQDRAGVASGINNAVARAAGLLAIAIFGAVMLHTFQQHLAPRVASLHLPPTAGQAIEDQQAKLAGAEIPSDLIAETRDQLRAAIDQSFVAGFRVIAVMGAGLALASAITALFMIAPRVQENRED, from the coding sequence GTGCTCCAGCCTTGCCCTGAAGCAACGATAAGCACGGGCCCGACGATTTCGCCCTGCGGAAAAAAAGCCGAGCGCTGGGTCCTGGCCGCGACCATCCTCGGGTCGAGCATGGCGTTCATCGACGGCACCGTCGTAAACGTCGCTTTGCCTGCGCTCCAGAACGAGTTGCACGTCGGGGTCGCCGATGTGCAATGGGTTGTCGAGGCGTACCTGCTCCTGCTCTCGGCGCTGCTCCTCATTGGCGGTGCGTTAGGTGATCATTACGGGCGCCGGCGCATTTTCCTGATCGGTATCGCCATTTTCGCACTCGCCTCCGCCTGGTGCGGGCTCGCCCTCGGTATCTGGCAGCTGATTGCGGCTCGCGCACTCCAAGGTTTGGGCGCTGCGTTACTCGTCCCTGGGAGTCTGGCGATTATCTCCAGCTCGTTTCGGGAACAGGATCGCGGACGCGCCATCGGCACATGGTCGGGCTTTAGCGCGATTACGGCGGCGATTGGACCGGCCCTGGGCGGTTGGATCATTGAGCATCTTTCCTGGCGCGCTGTCTTTTTCATCAACGTGCCGCTCGCGCTCGTGGTCATCGCGATTTCTCTGCGTCATGTTCCGGAGACATCCAACCCGGCGAAAACGCCGCTGGACTTGTTAGGCGCGGTCCTGGTCGCAGCTGGTTTGGGCGCGCTGGTTTATGGACTGATCGAATCGGCCCGGCCGGGTGTCGCCCAATCAACGGCGATGATCGCTCTCGTTCTCGCGGCGCTGTTGCTGACAGCTTTTGTCGTCTGGGAAGCGCGCAACCAGGCGCCGATGGTGCCGCTGGAACTTTTCCGCTCGCCTGCTTTCACCGGGGCGAATCTGGTAACGCTCTTCCTGTACGGAGCGCTGGGCGCGACCTTTTTCTTTCTCCCGCTCAATCTCATCCAGGTCCAACATTACACGCCGACCGCCGCCGGCGCGGCCCTGCTTCCGCTTATCCTTATCATATCGTTGCTTTCGCGCTGGGCCGGTGGACTGGTGGCGCGGTTTGGTCCGAGATTGCCCCTCGTCATCGGGCCTTTGATCGCCGCAGCGGGTTTTGCTCTCTTTGCGCGACCATCAATCGGCGGCAGCTACTGGTCGGCGTTCTTTCCCGCGGTGGCAGTGCTCGGGATTGGAATGGCCATCAGCGTGGCGCCACTTACGACCACTGTGATGAACGCAGTCCCGCAGGATCGCGCGGGAGTTGCATCGGGGATCAACAATGCCGTCGCGCGGGCCGCCGGTCTGCTTGCGATCGCGATCTTCGGTGCCGTCATGCTCCATACCTTTCAACAGCATCTCGCCCCGCGAGTGGCCTCTCTTCATCTGCCGCCAACCGCCGGGCAGGCGATCGAGGATCAACAAGCAAAGCTTGCCGGCGCCGAAATTCCCTCCGATCTCATTGCTGAAACGCGCGATCAACTCCGCGCCGCGATCGACCAATCATTCGTCGCCGGCTTCCGCGTAATTGCCGTCATGGGCGCGGGCTTGGCGCTGGCGAGCGCGATCACCGCCTTGTTCATGATTGCTCCGCGAGTTCAGGAGAATCGCGAGGATTAG
- a CDS encoding trypsin-like peptidase domain-containing protein, giving the protein MNPLLLSNNCPQHDLDPSPIDNTSELLRDEELLDSYSRTISAVVNRVAPSVVNIRITTGKGHGGGGSGFVIARDGFILTNNHVVENATELEVTLRDGRRYGAELIGRDPETDLAVIRIDAPELQHARFANSAAIRIGQIAVAVGSPYGFHQTVTAGIVSALGRSMRSESGRLMDDIIQTDAALNPGNSGGPLLNSAGEVIGVNTAVILPAQGICFAIASNTAHFVAGWLIRDGRIRRSSIGFAGQNVPLHPRLVRFHNLPVKTGVQVTEINRNSPAAVAGLREGDIVVGFKGQAIATIDDLHKQLVASEIGITSPMMVIRGKEKFFLIVTPRELTS; this is encoded by the coding sequence ATGAACCCATTATTGCTTTCGAACAATTGTCCCCAGCACGACCTCGATCCATCTCCGATCGACAACACTTCGGAGCTGCTACGCGATGAAGAACTGCTCGATTCGTATTCAAGAACCATCAGTGCGGTCGTAAACCGCGTCGCGCCAAGCGTTGTCAACATTCGGATTACGACAGGAAAAGGCCACGGCGGCGGCGGTTCGGGCTTTGTCATCGCGCGGGATGGATTCATCCTGACCAACAATCACGTCGTCGAAAACGCAACTGAGTTGGAAGTCACGCTGCGAGACGGCCGACGTTATGGAGCGGAATTGATCGGGCGAGATCCGGAAACCGATCTTGCTGTCATCCGGATCGACGCGCCGGAGCTGCAACACGCACGGTTTGCGAACTCGGCCGCCATTCGCATCGGCCAAATCGCGGTGGCAGTTGGCTCGCCCTACGGCTTTCATCAAACGGTCACCGCGGGAATCGTGAGCGCGCTCGGGCGGTCGATGCGCTCGGAGTCCGGGCGGTTGATGGACGACATCATCCAAACCGATGCGGCGCTCAATCCCGGAAACTCCGGCGGTCCGTTATTGAACAGCGCGGGCGAAGTCATCGGAGTCAATACCGCGGTGATTCTTCCGGCGCAGGGAATTTGTTTCGCGATCGCGAGCAACACCGCTCATTTTGTCGCCGGGTGGTTGATCCGTGATGGGCGTATCCGGCGAAGCTCGATTGGTTTCGCCGGACAGAATGTGCCGCTGCATCCCCGCTTGGTGCGATTCCACAATTTGCCGGTGAAGACGGGCGTGCAGGTCACCGAGATCAATCGCAATAGTCCGGCCGCCGTCGCCGGGCTCCGCGAGGGCGACATCGTCGTCGGTTTCAAAGGTCAGGCCATTGCGACTATCGACGATCTGCACAAACAGCTCGTTGCGTCTGAAATCGGCATCACCTCACCGATGATGGTCATTCGTGGCAAAGAGAAGTTCTTCCTGATCGTCACGCCACGCGAACTGACGAGCTGA
- a CDS encoding alcohol dehydrogenase: protein MSTKMKVAQISKAGGNFELVERDIPEPGPSQVRVKIDACGICHSDALVKEGLWPGIKYPRVPGHEVAGRIDEVGGSVTQWSKGQRVGVGWHGGHCFICDQCRRGDFAMCVKRKVTGIDFDGGYAEYMIVGAEAIAAVPDDLPAEEVGPFMCAGVTVYNALRNSGARGGDLVAVHGIGGLGHLGVQYARQMGFRTVAIGRGKDKEELAKKLGAHHYIDTDAGDGAAQLQKLGGARVILGTAPSGKAISALVDGLAPSGKLVVPAAPPDPLTVGMFSMIAGRRSIDGSYSGTARDSQDTLEFSALTGVHPMIEKYPLSRVADAYEQMHSGKVRFRVVLTMESQAARSLKRSAQVRPGPVA, encoded by the coding sequence ATGAGCACGAAAATGAAAGTGGCCCAGATCAGTAAAGCGGGCGGCAATTTTGAGTTGGTCGAGCGCGACATTCCGGAGCCTGGGCCGTCACAGGTCCGGGTGAAAATCGACGCGTGTGGAATTTGCCACAGCGATGCCCTGGTCAAGGAAGGTCTCTGGCCCGGGATTAAATATCCGCGCGTGCCGGGTCACGAAGTCGCGGGGCGCATCGACGAGGTCGGCGGTAGCGTCACGCAATGGAGCAAGGGTCAGCGAGTCGGAGTTGGCTGGCACGGCGGACATTGTTTCATTTGCGACCAATGCCGGCGCGGCGATTTCGCGATGTGCGTCAAACGCAAGGTTACCGGGATCGATTTCGACGGCGGATACGCGGAATACATGATCGTCGGCGCCGAAGCGATCGCGGCCGTGCCAGACGATCTGCCCGCGGAAGAAGTTGGTCCGTTTATGTGCGCGGGAGTTACGGTTTACAACGCGCTCCGGAATTCGGGCGCGCGTGGAGGAGACCTTGTCGCGGTGCACGGCATCGGCGGACTCGGGCATCTCGGCGTCCAATATGCGCGGCAGATGGGATTCAGGACGGTCGCGATCGGTCGCGGGAAAGATAAGGAAGAGTTAGCAAAAAAACTGGGCGCGCATCATTACATCGATACCGATGCTGGCGATGGCGCAGCCCAGCTCCAAAAGCTCGGCGGCGCGCGAGTGATCCTCGGGACGGCGCCGAGCGGGAAAGCGATTTCCGCGCTGGTGGACGGACTCGCGCCCAGCGGCAAACTGGTCGTTCCCGCCGCGCCACCGGATCCGTTAACGGTAGGCATGTTCTCGATGATCGCCGGACGACGATCCATCGATGGCTCCTATTCTGGCACAGCGCGAGATTCACAGGACACCTTGGAATTCAGCGCGCTGACCGGCGTTCATCCCATGATCGAGAAGTATCCGCTCAGCCGCGTCGCGGATGCTTACGAGCAGATGCACAGCGGCAAAGTTCGGTTCCGCGTCGTCCTGACGATGGAAAGCCAGGCCGCGCGATCTCTTAAACGGTCCGCGCAGGTCCGCCCTGGGCCCGTCGCTTGA
- a CDS encoding SDR family oxidoreductase has translation MKIVVIGGSGLIGAKAVNILRQRGHEVVAASPSTGVNALTGEGLAAALAGAQVVVDVANSPSFEDKPAMEFFDTSGRNLLAAEKTAGVKHHLALSVVGTDRLTGSGAGSLSGYFRAKQAQENLIKASGIPFTIVHATQFFEFVKGIAQSGTDGSTIRLSSVLMQPMAADDVAGAVAEVALGQPANGLIEVAGPHQIRQDELVRQYLSATGDPRKVVTDDKPLYFGIEVNDQSLVPGANPRLGKMHFKDWLTRSA, from the coding sequence ATGAAAATCGTAGTCATCGGAGGCAGCGGACTCATTGGAGCAAAGGCGGTAAACATTCTTCGCCAACGCGGCCACGAAGTCGTGGCGGCGTCGCCTTCCACGGGTGTGAACGCACTGACTGGTGAAGGACTGGCGGCAGCGCTGGCAGGCGCTCAAGTCGTCGTCGATGTGGCAAACTCACCTTCGTTCGAAGACAAACCTGCCATGGAATTTTTCGACACGTCGGGTCGCAATCTTCTCGCCGCGGAAAAAACTGCCGGCGTGAAGCATCACCTGGCATTGTCGGTAGTCGGCACCGATCGCCTGACTGGAAGCGGCGCCGGTTCCTTGAGTGGTTATTTCCGCGCGAAACAGGCGCAGGAAAATCTGATCAAGGCGTCCGGGATTCCGTTTACGATCGTCCACGCCACCCAGTTCTTCGAGTTCGTGAAAGGCATTGCCCAGTCGGGAACGGACGGTTCAACCATTCGGTTATCCTCTGTCCTAATGCAGCCGATGGCTGCGGATGATGTCGCTGGCGCGGTAGCGGAGGTAGCTCTCGGACAGCCGGCAAATGGCCTGATCGAAGTGGCCGGGCCTCATCAGATCCGGCAAGACGAACTTGTCAGGCAATATCTCAGTGCGACGGGCGACCCGCGGAAGGTAGTCACCGACGACAAACCGCTCTATTTCGGGATAGAAGTGAACGATCAAAGCCTCGTCCCCGGCGCCAACCCTCGCCTCGGCAAGATGCATTTCAAAGATTGGTTAACCCGCTCCGCATAA
- a CDS encoding alpha/beta hydrolase, with amino-acid sequence MRSFVFCIAAAVSLGAIQAAEPITARDATIDNVRLHYLTAGKAPETIILLHGFAETSRMWRPLIPLLAEKFTVIAPDLPGIGDSSIPDKSDMVDAAKKIHALVRSLKIEKARVVGHDIGLMVAYAYAAQFPTETEKLAVMDAFLPGVPGWEPIYNAPNIWHFRFNGEYPEKLVQGRERIYFEYFWNVLATDKARSIPEAEREVYTEAYSKPGRMRAAWAYFASWPQLAKNFAQLSQTRLTMPVLSIGGEKSLGNELAAQMKLVADNVTVVVLPNTGHWILEERPKETMDALINFL; translated from the coding sequence ATGCGTTCATTTGTTTTTTGCATAGCCGCTGCCGTTTCACTCGGCGCAATTCAAGCGGCGGAGCCCATCACTGCCCGCGACGCGACAATCGATAACGTGCGCTTGCATTATCTGACCGCGGGCAAAGCGCCTGAGACGATAATCTTGTTGCACGGGTTCGCGGAGACTTCACGAATGTGGCGGCCTCTCATTCCGTTGCTGGCGGAGAAGTTCACCGTAATCGCCCCGGATCTGCCGGGAATCGGCGACTCATCGATTCCGGACAAGAGCGATATGGTCGATGCGGCGAAAAAGATTCATGCGCTGGTCCGCTCGCTGAAGATCGAGAAGGCGCGCGTCGTCGGTCATGACATTGGATTGATGGTCGCGTATGCCTACGCGGCGCAGTTCCCGACCGAAACCGAGAAGCTCGCAGTAATGGACGCGTTTCTGCCGGGAGTGCCTGGTTGGGAGCCGATCTACAACGCGCCGAACATCTGGCATTTTCGATTCAATGGCGAGTATCCCGAGAAGTTAGTGCAGGGACGGGAGCGAATTTACTTCGAATATTTCTGGAACGTTCTCGCGACCGACAAGGCGCGGTCGATCCCGGAAGCGGAGCGAGAGGTTTACACCGAAGCGTATTCGAAGCCGGGTCGAATGCGGGCGGCGTGGGCCTATTTCGCGTCGTGGCCCCAGCTCGCGAAAAATTTTGCTCAGCTATCGCAAACCAGACTGACGATGCCGGTGCTATCGATCGGAGGAGAAAAGTCATTAGGTAACGAGCTCGCCGCGCAAATGAAACTGGTTGCTGACAATGTCACGGTCGTCGTCCTGCCGAACACCGGGCATTGGATTCTCGAGGAACGGCCGAAAGAAACGATGGACGCGCTGATCAACTTTCTCTGA
- a CDS encoding SDR family oxidoreductase: MQGNPSIDAAEFTGKRILVTGGTKGIGEAVVNRLRQGGAKVLATARTVPVGGNPEQFIQADVATREGADHVIKIALERLGGIDILINSVGGSSAPGGGALALTDEIWQREFELNLFSAVRLDRGFLPAMLKQGFGVIVHVSSIQRTLPLPEATLAYAAAKAALTNYSKGLSKEVSPRGIRVNSVAPGFTETEAATKLIERLATQAGTDAAAARQNLINSLGGIPLGRPNRPDEVAELIAFLSSDRASSITGSEYVIDGGNIPTV, encoded by the coding sequence ATGCAAGGCAACCCTTCGATCGACGCCGCCGAGTTCACCGGAAAACGAATTCTCGTTACCGGCGGCACGAAAGGGATCGGCGAGGCGGTTGTGAATCGCCTGCGCCAGGGCGGAGCGAAAGTCCTTGCCACAGCCAGAACCGTCCCGGTCGGCGGCAATCCAGAACAGTTCATCCAAGCCGATGTTGCCACGCGCGAGGGGGCGGATCACGTTATCAAGATCGCGCTCGAGCGGCTCGGCGGAATCGACATTCTCATCAACAGCGTAGGTGGTTCTTCCGCGCCCGGTGGCGGCGCCCTCGCCTTGACCGATGAAATCTGGCAGCGGGAATTCGAGTTGAATTTGTTTTCAGCGGTGCGCCTGGATCGCGGTTTTCTTCCCGCGATGTTGAAGCAAGGTTTCGGCGTCATCGTCCACGTGTCATCCATTCAGCGGACGCTGCCGCTGCCTGAAGCGACCCTGGCATACGCGGCAGCCAAAGCCGCTCTCACGAATTACAGCAAAGGACTCTCAAAGGAAGTGAGTCCCCGCGGCATCCGTGTGAACAGCGTTGCTCCTGGATTCACGGAAACTGAGGCGGCGACGAAACTGATCGAGCGACTCGCTACGCAAGCCGGCACGGATGCGGCCGCTGCCAGACAGAATCTAATAAATTCGCTGGGAGGCATTCCGCTCGGTCGGCCGAATCGTCCTGACGAAGTCGCCGAACTGATTGCGTTCCTTTCGTCGGATCGTGCCTCGTCGATTACTGGAAGCGAGTACGTTATCGACGGCGGAAACATTCCTACGGTCTGA
- a CDS encoding VOC family protein, which produces MNMKLEAVVIPVSDVDRAKAFYEKLGWRLDIDYVRDKDHRAVQFTPPGSEASIHIGNGLTTAAPGSLPNIYLIVSDIEKARAELVSRGAEVSEVFHFDGLLGPQLAGPDPNRGTYASFASFKDPDGNSWLLQEITARLPGREWKPAKGEAEDVAALATLLHETEQHHGQYEKTHGKHNWWDWYAPYLNARQNGSSPEEAVVVAERYMKESA; this is translated from the coding sequence ATGAACATGAAGCTCGAAGCCGTTGTCATCCCCGTGTCCGATGTCGATCGCGCCAAAGCGTTTTACGAAAAACTCGGTTGGCGGTTGGATATTGATTACGTCCGTGACAAAGACCACCGGGCGGTGCAGTTCACGCCTCCCGGCTCCGAAGCATCGATACACATTGGCAACGGACTCACGACGGCGGCGCCGGGTTCGCTTCCGAATATCTATCTGATCGTGTCCGACATTGAAAAGGCGCGCGCAGAGTTAGTCAGCCGTGGCGCGGAGGTTTCGGAGGTATTTCATTTTGACGGCCTGCTCGGCCCGCAGCTCGCCGGCCCGGATCCGAACCGTGGGACCTACGCCTCGTTCGCGTCGTTTAAGGACCCGGACGGCAACAGTTGGCTGCTGCAAGAGATAACGGCGCGGCTGCCCGGTCGGGAATGGAAGCCGGCCAAGGGAGAAGCGGAGGATGTGGCTGCCCTTGCCACGCTTCTCCACGAAACGGAGCAACACCACGGCCAATACGAGAAGACGCACGGCAAACATAATTGGTGGGATTGGTACGCGCCCTATCTCAACGCGCGCCAGAACGGAAGCAGTCCGGAAGAGGCAGTCGTCGTTGCCGAGCGATACATGAAGGAAAGCGCGTAA
- a CDS encoding heavy metal-associated domain-containing protein produces the protein MRKTTLAFTALITLSVSAWAETITTHVNGMVCAFCATGIEKTFRKQPEVATVKVDLPKKQVVITTKPGQTLSDAKIKEVVTYSGYTMAKIQRTK, from the coding sequence ATGCGAAAAACAACATTAGCTTTCACTGCCCTGATAACGCTGAGTGTTTCGGCGTGGGCCGAGACGATTACGACGCACGTCAATGGAATGGTGTGCGCGTTCTGCGCCACCGGCATCGAAAAGACGTTTCGAAAACAGCCGGAGGTAGCCACCGTGAAAGTCGACCTGCCGAAGAAACAGGTCGTGATTACCACGAAGCCCGGCCAGACCCTCAGCGACGCGAAGATCAAGGAAGTCGTGACCTATTCCGGATACACCATGGCGAAAATTCAGCGGACGAAGTAA
- a CDS encoding phospholipase D-like domain-containing protein, whose protein sequence is MAATETTPANEDADSDNRAALKAAGVTVIDRILGTGSIPHNKFLVLTERDNPVAVLSGSTNWTSTGLCTQTNNALVIESAEVARRYRDFWDALKTDVVAAGGDQKKLQSPTLRGSNHKNNDSSISKPIKLADGVTVEVMFSPSTNKPLTSPPKEVPNDMQRVFDLIEGAKQAVLFLAFDPGNNSILDAAGKALAKNPDLFVRGALTSAQRATNFSAALHQGGASDQADGGSPSGIAVVGEPGKPKKKGAKLPSAAPDFRAVPAGAINKDDKFGAWEAELAKFGFAIIHNKIVVIDPFSDNCTVVTGSHNLGFRASHNNDENMLIIRGHRGLAEAYACHVLDLYDHYAFRFLLQHHPEIFGRPLQPDDTWQERYIIGKDEKSPELRFWLAAAGDTASSGKVPLRKKGAVAPETKKPIKKVSTKNPGRSASARKIAPKKGTMKKVVRKGPTKRVIQKKVARKAAPKKRAKGR, encoded by the coding sequence GTGGCCGCAACGGAGACAACGCCCGCCAATGAAGATGCGGATTCCGATAACCGTGCCGCCCTTAAAGCGGCGGGAGTGACAGTTATCGACCGAATCCTCGGCACGGGCAGCATCCCGCACAACAAGTTCCTGGTCTTGACCGAGCGCGACAACCCCGTGGCCGTGCTCTCAGGCTCGACCAACTGGACCAGCACAGGTCTTTGCACGCAGACCAACAATGCCCTGGTGATCGAATCCGCGGAGGTCGCCCGCCGTTACCGCGACTTTTGGGACGCTCTTAAGACCGATGTCGTCGCCGCCGGGGGCGATCAGAAGAAACTGCAATCACCAACGCTGCGCGGCTCGAATCACAAGAACAACGACAGTTCGATCAGCAAACCGATCAAATTAGCCGACGGCGTCACGGTCGAGGTGATGTTCTCACCAAGTACCAACAAGCCCCTCACGAGCCCGCCTAAGGAAGTGCCGAACGATATGCAACGGGTATTCGACCTGATCGAGGGCGCCAAACAGGCGGTGCTTTTCCTCGCCTTCGATCCCGGCAACAACTCGATCCTCGACGCCGCCGGCAAGGCGCTGGCCAAAAATCCTGATCTCTTCGTCCGGGGCGCGTTGACCAGCGCCCAGCGGGCCACCAATTTCTCCGCCGCGCTGCATCAGGGGGGCGCCAGCGATCAGGCCGATGGCGGCTCGCCATCGGGCATTGCCGTCGTGGGCGAACCCGGCAAACCGAAGAAGAAGGGGGCCAAACTGCCATCCGCGGCGCCTGACTTCCGCGCTGTTCCCGCCGGGGCTATTAACAAGGACGACAAATTTGGCGCCTGGGAGGCCGAGCTCGCAAAATTCGGTTTCGCGATCATTCACAACAAAATCGTGGTCATCGATCCTTTCAGCGACAATTGCACCGTGGTGACCGGATCGCACAATCTCGGCTTCCGCGCTTCGCACAATAATGACGAGAACATGCTGATCATTCGCGGTCATCGCGGGCTGGCGGAAGCCTATGCGTGCCACGTGCTCGATCTGTACGACCATTACGCCTTTCGGTTCTTGCTCCAGCACCATCCGGAAATCTTCGGCAGACCTTTGCAACCCGATGACACGTGGCAGGAGCGCTACATCATTGGGAAGGACGAAAAGTCGCCCGAGCTGCGCTTCTGGCTTGCGGCCGCCGGCGACACGGCATCCTCGGGTAAAGTGCCCCTACGCAAGAAAGGGGCGGTCGCACCCGAGACGAAGAAGCCCATCAAAAAAGTGAGCACCAAAAACCCCGGGCGAAGTGCATCGGCCAGGAAAATTGCGCCGAAGAAAGGGACGATGAAGAAGGTCGTCCGGAAGGGACCAACCAAGAGAGTCATCCAGAAAAAAGTGGCAAGGAAGGCAGCGCCCAAGAAGCGCGCAAAAGGACGTTAA
- a CDS encoding phosphate ABC transporter substrate-binding protein codes for MKTTSLLLALGLALVTTEARAEKLVIKGSDTLGAKLVPQLAEQFKASHPGTTFDIAAEGSTTGIAAIIDGTAQIGMSSRRAKSSEVGSASAKGVHMKPTIVAYDGIAVIVNSANPIKSLTKKQVEQIFTGEIADWSAAGGAGGKISIYTRNTSSGTYSDFKELAMKKRDYAGGSQKMAGNEQIAAEVGKNANGIGYVGLAYTKAGGIKVVSIDGVLPSVQTVHAKTYPYARPTFYYTNGEPSGLAKQFVDFTISGAGQKIVTQVGFVPIP; via the coding sequence ATGAAAACAACTTCTCTTCTCCTTGCTCTTGGCCTCGCTCTGGTCACCACCGAAGCGCGCGCCGAAAAACTGGTCATCAAAGGCTCCGATACGCTCGGCGCGAAACTCGTGCCGCAGCTTGCCGAGCAGTTCAAGGCGTCGCATCCCGGCACCACCTTCGACATCGCGGCCGAAGGGTCCACCACCGGCATCGCGGCGATCATCGACGGCACCGCTCAGATCGGCATGTCGAGCCGGCGCGCCAAATCGTCAGAAGTCGGCTCGGCTTCCGCCAAGGGGGTGCACATGAAGCCGACTATTGTCGCCTACGACGGCATCGCGGTGATCGTGAACTCCGCGAACCCGATCAAGAGCCTGACCAAGAAACAGGTCGAACAAATCTTCACCGGCGAAATCGCCGATTGGAGCGCGGCGGGCGGAGCGGGCGGGAAAATTTCCATCTACACCCGCAACACTTCCTCCGGCACCTACTCCGATTTTAAGGAGCTGGCGATGAAGAAGCGCGACTACGCGGGCGGCTCGCAGAAAATGGCCGGGAACGAGCAGATTGCCGCGGAAGTCGGAAAGAATGCGAACGGCATCGGCTACGTTGGCCTTGCCTACACCAAGGCCGGCGGGATCAAAGTCGTCTCGATCGACGGCGTCCTCCCTTCGGTGCAGACCGTGCACGCCAAGACCTATCCCTACGCGCGGCCGACCTTCTATTACACGAACGGCGAACCGAGCGGGCTGGCCAAACAGTTCGTCGATTTCACCATTAGCGGCGCCGGCCAAAAGATCGTCACCCAGGTCGGCTTCGTCCCCATTCCGTAG